A genomic region of Methanobacterium sp. SMA-27 contains the following coding sequences:
- a CDS encoding mechanosensitive ion channel family protein produces the protein MNLETILNNPTLRDIIVTILILGVSTLIIKWSSIFIIRTGKRFESDDTLIQVINEIIKYTIYALAITIILNELGINITAIAVSLGIVGIAVGFAARDTISNFISGLFVLGDKSFKVGDIIEISDQKGKVMIMGFRVTKLVTPDNNIITIPNSNFSRNLLVNHTPLEEKRVDLDITIPYSVNVEEIAERFKNLTLRFKWALDLPKPDLIINELADTGVKAMLSVWVDDPWKVAEYRSIIAKEIGPLLVDKHE, from the coding sequence ATGAACCTTGAAACGATACTCAACAACCCCACTTTAAGAGACATTATTGTTACTATTCTTATTCTAGGTGTATCAACATTAATAATTAAATGGTCATCAATTTTCATAATTAGAACTGGTAAAAGATTTGAGTCGGATGATACCCTAATCCAAGTTATAAATGAAATTATCAAATATACTATCTATGCACTTGCTATAACAATAATACTCAATGAACTTGGAATAAATATAACAGCTATAGCCGTGAGTTTAGGTATTGTAGGTATAGCTGTGGGTTTTGCAGCAAGAGACACCATATCAAACTTTATTTCAGGGCTTTTTGTTCTAGGAGATAAAAGTTTCAAAGTAGGAGATATTATTGAAATATCCGATCAAAAAGGTAAAGTTATGATCATGGGTTTCAGAGTCACCAAACTTGTGACTCCCGACAATAATATTATAACAATTCCAAATTCAAATTTTTCAAGAAATTTACTTGTAAATCACACCCCCCTAGAGGAGAAGAGGGTTGATCTAGATATTACAATACCTTACTCTGTAAATGTGGAAGAAATAGCTGAGAGATTCAAAAATTTAACATTAAGATTTAAATGGGCTCTGGATTTACCAAAACCAGATTTAATTATAAATGAACTTGCAGATACTGGTGTCAAAGCCATGTTAAGTGTCTGGGTAGATGATCCATGGAAGGTTGCTGAGTACAGATCTATTATAGCAAAGGAAATAGGACCATTATTGGTTGATAAACATGAATAG
- a CDS encoding class E sortase, translated as MNRNRIFSVAILLGCVFLSLTIVMAGFEQSKELGKAQKSLKDYNEKMSNPVDALDPLSSSGGASIGELVIPKLGVDCIIRSDTVNAYNAVFHYSESVYPGQPGECGILGHRTTYSGLFRNLGSLQIGDKVIIIDAVMKKKYTYSVTSNGDDIRWDYKTNPVRFAQEGDARLMLMTCYPPGKKEASYITHCKLVSTEDI; from the coding sequence ATGAATAGAAACAGAATATTCTCGGTTGCAATACTATTAGGATGCGTATTTTTATCCTTAACAATAGTCATGGCAGGTTTTGAACAGTCAAAAGAACTTGGTAAAGCACAAAAGAGTTTAAAAGATTATAATGAAAAGATGAGTAATCCTGTTGATGCCTTAGATCCACTCAGTTCAAGTGGAGGTGCTTCAATCGGAGAACTTGTGATACCAAAACTTGGAGTGGATTGCATAATACGTTCTGATACTGTTAATGCTTACAACGCTGTTTTTCACTATTCTGAAAGTGTATACCCAGGGCAACCTGGAGAATGTGGTATTTTAGGCCATAGAACAACATATTCAGGATTATTCCGAAACTTAGGTTCGCTACAAATCGGTGACAAAGTAATAATCATAGATGCTGTAATGAAGAAAAAATACACTTATTCAGTTACTTCAAACGGTGATGACATACGTTGGGATTATAAAACTAATCCTGTTAGATTTGCACAGGAAGGGGATGCAAGATTAATGTTAATGACGTGTTATCCTCCTGGAAAAAAAGAAGCATCATACATAACCCATTGTAAGCTTGTTTCAACCGAGGATATTTAA
- a CDS encoding ferredoxin family protein, with translation MVKIEIDENACVGCGSCVDDCPNDVYEMDETKNKSKVVKEDDCMACLSCHEICPSEAMEHKNIHVAKRLYIDRRVSGILKKII, from the coding sequence ATGGTAAAAATAGAAATAGACGAAAATGCTTGTGTTGGTTGCGGTTCTTGTGTGGACGATTGCCCCAACGATGTCTATGAAATGGATGAAACAAAAAACAAGAGCAAAGTTGTTAAGGAAGATGACTGCATGGCTTGTTTGTCATGTCATGAAATCTGTCCATCAGAAGCAATGGAACATAAAAATATACACGTGGCCAAAAGGCTTTACATAGATAGAAGAGTAAGTGGAATACTCAAAAAAATAATATAG
- a CDS encoding hydrocarbon binding protein (contains V4R domain), which translates to MAHMEYQIEREEKEILGDFKPELIPDECGGGIDDYEEALHVLMKFVGSMSSALEQVSGRGANAIVYQAGKRMGHEAGKMVEKTDDLEKAMQELSEILGIEFFFDMWKPADQAEYTVEKGNETIVKLIFRDCVVRQTLRREGLPQKGPLCYLLYGYTVGAVEEVMGIKGKLDIDHVGPNACLKTLTIKWGGK; encoded by the coding sequence ATGGCTCATATGGAATATCAGATAGAAAGGGAAGAAAAAGAAATATTGGGGGATTTCAAACCCGAACTTATTCCGGATGAATGTGGGGGAGGCATAGATGATTATGAAGAAGCCCTTCATGTACTCATGAAATTCGTTGGTTCGATGTCTAGTGCACTTGAACAAGTTTCAGGCCGTGGTGCAAATGCAATTGTATACCAGGCAGGGAAAAGAATGGGGCATGAAGCAGGTAAAATGGTTGAAAAAACCGATGACCTAGAAAAGGCAATGCAAGAGTTAAGTGAAATATTGGGTATTGAATTCTTCTTCGATATGTGGAAACCCGCAGACCAAGCAGAATACACCGTTGAAAAAGGGAATGAAACAATTGTCAAACTCATATTTAGGGACTGTGTGGTAAGACAAACCCTTAGAAGAGAAGGACTACCTCAAAAAGGACCTCTTTGTTATCTACTCTACGGATACACAGTTGGGGCTGTTGAAGAAGTTATGGGAATAAAAGGAAAATTAGACATTGATCATGTCGGACCAAATGCCTGTCTTAAAACATTAACAATCAAATGGGGAGGCAAATAA
- a CDS encoding F420-nonreducing hydrogenase, with the protein MVKLALELLASCAGCEVSILDLHEDLIDVLEKAELVYAPILMDVKEIPEDIDIAIVSGSVRNEENKERLEEIREKAKTVIAYGTCACYGGITCMADLYSPEDVSARSFSDNPSTESSEQPSEVVPKLLPIVHPAGDMAEIDYYIPGCPPKENLIKDVLVPLIAGEIPEIPKKSVCADCNRTMEHIEFDKIHRRIEGEPDQEKCFLSQGYVCLGSVTLGRCGALCSAAGVPCHGCGGPSMDILREPSHDVYNCIINRIAHISKMPHKDVEKQLYDIGHIVYGFVIGSTIMEDKKVSLIPQLIKK; encoded by the coding sequence ATGGTTAAACTAGCCCTCGAACTTTTAGCAAGTTGTGCTGGATGCGAAGTATCCATACTCGATCTCCATGAAGATCTTATTGATGTACTTGAAAAGGCAGAACTGGTTTATGCACCTATTCTTATGGATGTTAAGGAAATACCCGAAGACATAGACATAGCCATTGTTTCAGGTTCGGTTAGAAATGAAGAAAATAAGGAAAGACTTGAAGAAATCCGTGAAAAGGCAAAAACAGTTATTGCTTATGGAACATGTGCATGTTACGGAGGAATAACTTGTATGGCGGATCTTTACAGTCCAGAAGATGTTTCAGCCAGGAGTTTTTCTGACAATCCAAGTACAGAATCTTCTGAACAACCCTCTGAAGTTGTTCCAAAGTTATTGCCGATAGTTCATCCAGCAGGAGACATGGCAGAGATAGATTACTATATACCAGGATGTCCTCCTAAAGAAAATTTAATCAAGGATGTTCTTGTGCCATTAATAGCTGGAGAAATCCCAGAAATACCTAAGAAATCTGTATGTGCAGATTGTAATCGTACAATGGAACATATTGAATTTGATAAGATCCATAGAAGGATAGAAGGAGAACCAGACCAAGAAAAATGTTTCCTTAGTCAAGGATATGTGTGTCTTGGATCTGTAACTCTTGGAAGATGTGGTGCATTGTGTTCAGCAGCTGGAGTTCCATGCCATGGATGTGGTGGACCTTCAATGGATATTTTAAGAGAGCCTAGTCATGATGTTTACAACTGCATTATTAATCGTATCGCACATATCTCTAAGATGCCCCACAAGGACGTTGAAAAACAACTATACGATATTGGACATATTGTATACGGATTTGTTATTGGAAGCACAATAATGGAGGATAAAAAAGTTTCCTTGATCCCTCAATTGATCAAGAAATAA
- a CDS encoding Ni/Fe hydrogenase subunit alpha, with the protein MKQIEISPISRIEGHAKITVQMDDAGNVSDAHFHVMEIRGFEKFLEGAAIEEAPRITPRICGVCQTAHHIVSAKATDAVFGLQPPETAQKLRELTLLGQYIHSHSLHFYFLGAPDLILGPDSDPAERNVVGLIKKNPDLAKMAIKTRKIGQEITSVVGGKPIHPVTSIPGGQSKPLTSEERDGLLPKVKEGIGLVESGLEVAKPLFEQYADAIETLGPIETHFGSLTNGGALEFYNGPMKMIDKDGNSVSEFDPSNYLDHIEEKVQPWSYMKFPFMKQIGFPEGNYRVGPLARINIADSIPTERASALYGEFKDKYGMAQNPLLYHYARLIELMYSVEKAVELLEDDAITGTNIRTALSEPLMSTDDAKNSDKRMRGVGVIEAPRGTLFHDYETDGAGIIQRANLIVATGQNNLSMDIGVRETAKAMIKGDEVSEGLKNRLEMIIRAYDPCLSCATHMINGDSPLVVDIHDSDGILVKRQII; encoded by the coding sequence ATGAAACAAATAGAAATAAGCCCAATATCAAGAATTGAAGGGCATGCAAAGATCACTGTTCAAATGGATGATGCAGGAAATGTTTCAGATGCTCATTTCCATGTAATGGAAATAAGGGGTTTTGAAAAGTTTTTAGAAGGTGCTGCCATTGAAGAAGCTCCTAGAATAACACCAAGAATATGTGGAGTTTGCCAAACAGCACATCACATAGTATCTGCAAAGGCCACAGATGCTGTTTTCGGTTTACAACCTCCAGAAACAGCTCAAAAATTAAGGGAATTAACTTTGCTTGGCCAATATATCCATTCTCATTCACTTCACTTCTATTTCTTAGGTGCACCAGATCTAATTCTAGGACCTGATTCTGACCCTGCAGAAAGGAATGTTGTTGGACTCATCAAAAAGAATCCTGACCTTGCAAAAATGGCAATTAAAACCAGGAAAATTGGACAGGAAATAACATCCGTTGTAGGTGGGAAACCTATACATCCTGTTACATCGATTCCAGGAGGCCAATCAAAGCCTCTTACATCAGAAGAAAGAGATGGTTTACTGCCAAAAGTTAAAGAAGGAATAGGATTAGTTGAGTCAGGTTTAGAAGTAGCAAAACCACTTTTTGAACAATATGCCGATGCCATAGAAACACTTGGACCAATTGAAACCCACTTTGGAAGTTTAACCAATGGAGGGGCTCTTGAATTTTACAATGGACCAATGAAGATGATTGACAAAGATGGAAACTCTGTTTCTGAATTTGACCCATCAAATTACTTGGATCATATTGAAGAAAAAGTACAACCCTGGTCCTACATGAAATTCCCATTCATGAAACAAATAGGATTCCCCGAGGGAAACTACCGTGTTGGACCTCTTGCAAGAATAAATATTGCAGACAGCATCCCTACTGAGAGAGCATCTGCACTCTATGGAGAATTCAAAGACAAATATGGAATGGCACAAAACCCATTACTCTATCATTATGCCCGGCTTATCGAACTCATGTACTCGGTTGAAAAAGCAGTGGAATTGTTAGAAGACGATGCAATAACTGGCACCAACATAAGAACAGCACTTAGCGAACCATTAATGAGTACCGACGACGCCAAAAATTCAGACAAGAGGATGAGAGGAGTTGGAGTAATAGAAGCACCAAGAGGTACTTTATTCCATGATTACGAAACAGATGGTGCAGGTATTATTCAAAGAGCGAATCTCATTGTTGCAACAGGCCAAAATAATCTCTCCATGGATATAGGTGTTAGAGAAACTGCCAAAGCCATGATTAAAGGTGACGAAGTATCAGAAGGCCTAAAAAATAGGCTTGAAATGATAATAAGGGCTTATGATCCTTGTCTATCATGTGCTACACATATGATAAATGGTGATTCACCTCTTGTTGTGGATATTCATGACAGTGATGGAATTCTGGTTAAAAGACAAATAATATAA
- a CDS encoding roadblock/LC7 domain-containing protein, whose product MKDRNLKVELERIVNDLGKVDGVEGSLIIDGNGDILSQRILQDIDIGLFGPMAHVITSSSKRLLNSSNQGDIQRILVESENGKALFLHLGNVHFIVLMKNRANVGLIMVSSKRAAEKIVELTKDLEIVSEEKISTTPEPLKTEPISNEHKEIISEKLEHEKIIANNLSEQSNDMGIDNEIISSDSQVEVQVETKSVKTDIPKEEIISEEHTGKEVEIDSDVKQGISIPVIKPPIAFPDIKKVDEIPENITERTDLILDIYEAIFRAMSIGASKIMGVAPARGLTQKFLPIEQCKKLLNGVNVKSNSTIDFTKIRENANNIPIEERESQYIEDFTRILDVVTDNYGKVMGYGAFRGMVRPEFKIITNSYGPVMKKLGITAKMHPEMAELFE is encoded by the coding sequence ATGAAAGATCGTAATCTAAAGGTGGAACTTGAAAGGATCGTTAATGATCTTGGTAAAGTTGATGGGGTGGAAGGAAGCCTAATTATAGATGGCAATGGAGATATACTGAGCCAACGCATATTACAAGACATAGATATAGGCTTATTTGGGCCAATGGCACATGTAATAACCAGTTCATCAAAAAGGTTACTTAACTCTTCTAATCAGGGGGATATTCAACGAATTTTAGTTGAATCTGAAAATGGAAAAGCATTATTCCTCCATTTGGGGAATGTGCACTTCATTGTTCTAATGAAAAATCGTGCCAACGTAGGATTGATTATGGTTTCATCCAAAAGGGCAGCAGAAAAAATTGTTGAACTAACCAAGGATCTTGAAATAGTATCAGAAGAAAAGATATCCACAACACCTGAACCACTTAAAACAGAACCAATATCGAATGAACATAAAGAAATAATTTCAGAGAAATTAGAACATGAAAAAATTATTGCCAACAATCTTTCAGAACAAAGTAACGATATGGGAATAGATAATGAAATTATTTCATCAGATTCTCAAGTAGAAGTACAAGTTGAGACAAAATCAGTTAAAACTGATATTCCAAAAGAAGAAATAATTTCTGAGGAACATACAGGTAAAGAAGTTGAAATAGATTCAGATGTTAAACAAGGAATATCCATCCCTGTAATAAAACCTCCAATTGCATTTCCAGATATTAAAAAGGTAGATGAGATACCAGAAAATATAACAGAGCGTACAGATTTAATTTTAGATATTTATGAAGCTATATTCCGAGCTATGTCAATTGGTGCAAGTAAGATTATGGGAGTTGCACCAGCAAGAGGGTTAACCCAGAAGTTTCTGCCTATTGAACAGTGCAAAAAATTACTAAATGGAGTTAATGTTAAAAGCAACTCTACAATAGATTTCACCAAGATCAGAGAAAATGCAAATAATATCCCAATTGAGGAGAGAGAATCCCAGTATATAGAAGATTTCACCAGAATTTTAGATGTTGTAACAGATAATTATGGAAAAGTTATGGGTTATGGGGCATTCAGAGGGATGGTAAGACCAGAATTTAAGATTATCACCAATTCCTATGGGCCTGTTATGAAAAAACTTGGAATCACCGCCAAAATGCATCCGGAAATGGCAGAACTATTCGAATAA
- a CDS encoding replication factor C small subunit yields the protein MNGPWVEKYRPQTLDEVVGQDHIILRLKRYVKEGSLPNLMFTGPAGVGKTTTAIALAKEVLGEYWRQNFLELNASDARGIDTVRNDIKGFSRLKAVGSPFRIIFLDEVDNMTKDAQHALRREMEMYTKTSSFILSCNYSSKIIDPIQSRCAIFRFAPVKGHQIIGRLEYIAEAENLNISTGAIESIVYFAEGDVRRAVNILQASASLDEEITEDSIHDVVSKAKPKDVRKIVNKALEGDFLSARELLRDVMVVQGTSGEDMVTQIYQEVSRMVLEERIREDIYINLIESIGETDYRIREGSNPRIQLEALLTKFLINAKAD from the coding sequence ATGAATGGACCATGGGTTGAAAAATACAGACCACAAACCTTAGATGAAGTTGTGGGTCAAGATCATATAATTTTAAGACTTAAAAGATACGTTAAAGAGGGTAGTTTACCCAATCTCATGTTTACAGGCCCTGCTGGTGTTGGAAAAACAACAACAGCAATAGCTCTTGCAAAGGAAGTACTTGGGGAGTATTGGAGACAGAACTTCTTAGAACTCAACGCTTCTGATGCTAGAGGTATAGATACTGTAAGAAACGATATAAAAGGTTTTTCACGTTTAAAAGCCGTTGGATCTCCTTTTAGAATAATTTTCTTAGATGAAGTAGACAATATGACCAAAGATGCCCAACATGCCCTAAGAAGGGAAATGGAAATGTACACTAAGACATCATCTTTCATATTATCATGTAATTACTCATCCAAGATAATTGACCCTATCCAGTCCAGATGTGCAATATTCAGGTTTGCTCCAGTTAAAGGACATCAAATAATTGGAAGGCTAGAATACATTGCAGAGGCTGAAAATCTAAACATTAGCACAGGTGCAATTGAGAGTATTGTTTACTTTGCTGAAGGTGATGTAAGGAGAGCTGTGAATATTTTACAAGCTTCAGCCTCGTTAGATGAAGAAATAACAGAAGATAGTATACATGATGTTGTTTCAAAGGCCAAACCAAAAGATGTGAGGAAGATAGTAAATAAAGCTCTTGAGGGGGACTTTTTAAGCGCTAGGGAACTATTAAGAGATGTTATGGTTGTTCAAGGGACTAGTGGAGAAGATATGGTAACCCAAATATACCAAGAAGTATCAAGAATGGTTTTGGAAGAACGCATAAGAGAAGATATCTATATAAACTTGATTGAAAGTATTGGTGAAACAGATTATCGGATAAGGGAAGGATCCAATCCAAGAATTCAACTTGAAGCACTTTTAACCAAGTTTTTAATAAATGCAAAGGCAGATTAA
- a CDS encoding replication factor C large subunit — MLWTEKYSPKNFDEVLGNVKIKDAIVEWTEEWLMGNTQNCLLLIGPAGTGKTTLAHLAANEFSEYIELNASDKRSYDIILNTIGEASASKSLFGDGLKLIILDEVDGIHGTEDRGGTRAISKIIKEGHHPLIMMANDPYSKRLKSLKTKCNTLILRKVHTNSIVALLKRICVKEGVEFEEHVIRNLAKSSNGDLRSAINDLEVIARGKTKITSEDLELLSKKDDIINIFDSVRTVLKSKNPRRIKDAMKVEAEPSFLIELIAENIPREYEKVDELQKAYEMISLADIYLGRAFNTRVYSYWKYTYELMSLGVALSKEETYRKFSRFTNSSIFTMLSKSRAKRDLKDKVAKKMGEKLHTSKKVVKEQFPYMEIMFQNDETAYELATYYGLADDEVKLFRSRKIKVKKSKTKKTVPKDSKPDSFNGFRSKSATKKSDSPAKKTGKSLNEDNKVLKSENKKKDKKRNNKKLSDTKSSVKSEDKEKKSDKNGKDNSQTSLFNF; from the coding sequence ATGTTGTGGACAGAAAAATACAGTCCTAAGAATTTTGATGAAGTTCTAGGAAACGTCAAGATAAAAGACGCAATAGTAGAATGGACAGAAGAGTGGTTAATGGGTAATACCCAGAACTGTTTGCTTCTAATAGGTCCAGCCGGTACTGGAAAAACAACACTTGCACATTTGGCTGCAAATGAGTTTTCAGAATACATAGAACTCAATGCCAGTGACAAGCGATCCTATGACATTATTCTCAATACAATAGGAGAAGCCTCTGCATCAAAATCATTATTTGGAGATGGGCTTAAACTAATAATATTGGATGAAGTGGATGGAATTCATGGAACTGAAGATAGAGGTGGAACAAGAGCAATAAGTAAAATCATTAAGGAAGGCCATCACCCCCTTATCATGATGGCCAACGATCCCTACAGCAAAAGGTTGAAAAGTCTTAAAACCAAATGTAATACTCTAATCTTGCGTAAAGTTCATACAAATTCAATTGTTGCTCTGCTTAAGAGAATATGTGTTAAAGAGGGTGTTGAATTTGAAGAACATGTTATACGGAATCTTGCTAAAAGTTCAAATGGAGATTTAAGATCGGCAATTAATGATCTTGAGGTAATTGCACGTGGAAAAACAAAAATCACATCTGAAGACCTTGAACTATTATCAAAAAAAGATGATATTATCAATATCTTCGACTCTGTTAGAACAGTTCTTAAGAGTAAAAATCCTCGTAGAATAAAGGATGCAATGAAGGTGGAAGCAGAACCTTCATTTCTTATTGAATTGATAGCTGAAAATATTCCCCGAGAATATGAGAAGGTTGATGAACTTCAGAAAGCATATGAAATGATATCTCTTGCAGATATTTATCTTGGAAGAGCATTTAATACACGCGTATATTCCTACTGGAAATACACATACGAACTCATGAGCCTGGGTGTTGCACTGTCAAAGGAAGAGACTTACAGAAAATTTTCAAGGTTTACAAATTCATCAATCTTTACAATGCTGTCTAAAAGCAGAGCAAAACGGGATTTAAAAGATAAAGTTGCCAAAAAAATGGGTGAAAAGCTTCACACATCCAAGAAAGTTGTTAAAGAACAATTCCCATACATGGAAATAATGTTCCAAAACGATGAAACAGCCTATGAATTAGCTACCTATTATGGATTAGCTGATGATGAAGTAAAACTTTTCAGATCAAGAAAAATTAAGGTAAAAAAATCTAAAACTAAAAAAACTGTTCCTAAAGATTCCAAACCAGATAGTTTTAATGGATTTAGATCCAAATCTGCAACTAAAAAATCGGATAGTCCTGCAAAAAAGACAGGAAAATCTTTAAATGAAGATAATAAAGTTTTAAAATCTGAAAATAAAAAGAAAGATAAAAAAAGGAATAATAAGAAGTTATCAGATACTAAATCATCAGTAAAATCAGAAGATAAAGAAAAAAAATCTGATAAAAATGGAAAAGATAATTCACAGACTTCCCTTTTTAATTTCTAA
- a CDS encoding ATPase, which yields MNPEQINRDVIKFLHQIGVDTRFISIIDEHILINNQRFSRFSNKRQETFIRKFPSFSISRSKIFQKICTRASRILANSLKPGERIFIIENDRCSNFILDVIIEPYKRKYGIEIIYGKDLEDANKHNADAVALPLNLDDEVQKILGKILNGEKIEVYSLKNRYDTENNLKLIYPLINVPRSWLVSWLEKLDFEYKYSNESTESDLIEFFEGFIPDVRENILKSALYVDKESIQ from the coding sequence ATGAACCCAGAACAAATTAATAGGGATGTTATTAAATTTTTACACCAGATAGGTGTTGATACTAGGTTTATCAGTATAATTGATGAACATATCTTAATTAACAATCAAAGATTTTCAAGATTTTCAAATAAAAGACAGGAAACATTCATTAGGAAATTTCCAAGTTTTTCCATAAGCAGATCAAAAATATTCCAGAAAATATGTACCCGGGCTTCAAGGATTCTTGCAAATTCATTAAAACCTGGAGAAAGAATTTTTATAATTGAAAATGATAGATGCTCCAATTTTATCCTGGATGTAATTATTGAGCCATACAAAAGAAAATATGGTATTGAAATAATTTATGGCAAAGATTTAGAAGATGCAAATAAACATAATGCAGATGCAGTTGCATTACCATTAAATTTGGATGATGAAGTGCAAAAAATCCTTGGAAAGATTTTAAACGGTGAAAAAATTGAAGTTTACAGTTTAAAAAATAGATATGATACTGAAAACAATTTAAAATTAATATATCCCTTAATAAACGTGCCTAGATCTTGGTTAGTATCTTGGCTCGAAAAACTTGATTTTGAATATAAATATTCTAATGAAAGTACTGAAAGTGATCTAATAGAATTTTTTGAAGGATTCATTCCAGATGTACGTGAAAATATTTTAAAATCTGCATTGTACGTTGATAAGGAAAGTATACAATAA
- a CDS encoding DedA family protein, producing the protein MIGILENLSNFGISLIQSLGYWGVFIGMTLESACIPLPSEIIMTFSGYVVWQGNTNMTLLGITLVGAVANLFGSLIAYYVGLIGGRPILEKYGKYILITHSNLERADKWFEKYGYEAVFISRMLPGIRTFISLPAGIAHMDIKKFIIYTFIGSLPWTFALGYIGVLLGPHWDLIESYFHILDIVVIIGVIGFIAYIIYKYKYKPNKNV; encoded by the coding sequence ATGATCGGAATTCTTGAGAACTTAAGCAATTTTGGTATCTCTCTCATTCAAAGTCTTGGTTACTGGGGAGTTTTCATAGGTATGACGCTTGAAAGTGCCTGTATACCACTTCCAAGTGAGATTATAATGACCTTTAGTGGATATGTTGTATGGCAGGGTAACACAAATATGACTTTGCTGGGAATAACTCTTGTAGGGGCAGTTGCTAACCTTTTTGGATCATTAATAGCCTACTATGTAGGTTTGATTGGTGGAAGACCTATACTTGAAAAATATGGTAAATATATTCTTATTACCCACAGTAACCTAGAACGTGCAGACAAATGGTTTGAAAAGTACGGATACGAAGCCGTATTTATAAGCAGGATGCTTCCTGGAATCAGGACATTCATCTCGCTTCCAGCAGGAATTGCACACATGGACATTAAAAAATTCATTATTTACACATTCATTGGATCTCTTCCATGGACATTTGCATTGGGCTATATTGGAGTTCTCCTAGGCCCGCACTGGGATTTGATAGAAAGTTACTTCCATATATTGGATATAGTGGTTATTATTGGAGTTATAGGGTTCATAGCCTATATTATTTATAAATACAAATATAAACCAAATAAAAATGTATAA
- a CDS encoding zinc metalloprotease HtpX, which translates to MVRANTFLLKLRLFIATTLLMLILLAIIIIITSYLGFGSPLIFASFAIVLVFVQYMIGPKMVETMMHVHYVSEQEAPNLHAMIEDLAMKAGVPKPKIGIAEINLPNAFAFGRSKKDGRICVTRGILKLLDKEELEAVLGHEMSHIKHSDMAVMTLISVVPLICYYIFISTLFSGGRDNNGYGVIIGVAALGAYLVGQLLVLFVSRAREYYADEGSVELGGKPHKLASALYKLVYGSATTNKDELKEVEGLKAFFVNDISDAGNEINDLQQLDVNMDGVISEEELARLRYSDTKIGTTKSVMELLSTHPNMVKRVKRLSELAQ; encoded by the coding sequence ATGGTAAGGGCAAATACATTTTTACTCAAATTAAGATTATTTATAGCCACAACTCTATTAATGTTGATTCTTTTGGCTATAATCATAATCATCACTTCATACTTAGGGTTTGGAAGTCCGTTGATCTTCGCTTCATTCGCCATTGTATTGGTCTTTGTTCAATACATGATAGGACCTAAGATGGTTGAAACCATGATGCATGTACATTATGTTTCTGAACAGGAAGCACCAAATTTACATGCAATGATTGAAGATCTGGCAATGAAAGCAGGGGTGCCAAAGCCAAAAATAGGAATTGCTGAAATAAACCTGCCCAATGCTTTTGCTTTCGGAAGAAGCAAAAAAGACGGTAGAATTTGTGTTACCCGAGGTATATTGAAACTTCTAGATAAGGAAGAACTTGAAGCTGTTCTTGGACACGAAATGTCACACATCAAACATAGTGACATGGCTGTAATGACATTAATAAGCGTTGTTCCATTGATATGTTACTACATATTCATTAGTACACTGTTCTCAGGTGGTAGAGACAACAATGGATACGGTGTTATCATAGGAGTAGCTGCACTAGGTGCTTATTTAGTTGGACAACTTTTAGTTCTATTTGTTTCACGTGCTAGAGAATATTATGCAGATGAGGGGAGTGTAGAATTAGGAGGAAAACCTCATAAACTCGCAAGTGCACTATACAAACTTGTTTATGGATCTGCCACAACAAATAAAGATGAACTGAAGGAAGTTGAAGGTTTAAAAGCATTTTTTGTAAATGATATATCAGATGCAGGTAATGAAATAAATGACCTACAACAGCTTGATGTAAACATGGATGGAGTTATTAGTGAAGAAGAACTTGCAAGACTCAGATACTCCGATACCAAAATTGGTACAACTAAGAGTGTTATGGAACTTTTATCAACCCATCCAAATATGGTTAAAAGAGTTAAAAGACTGTCTGAACTCGCTCAATAA